Part of the Melopsittacus undulatus isolate bMelUnd1 chromosome Z, bMelUnd1.mat.Z, whole genome shotgun sequence genome is shown below.
ATGATAAAGGCATACTAACAGgaatgctgtgttttcattcaCGTAGCCTCATGCCTTATAAGTCAGGGATAATATAGGTGGCACAGCACAGACAGTAGAGAAGAAGACATGCAACATCTCCTGGTCACACTGTGATCCTTCCCATGGAGTCCTGTGTGAAGGATCCCACTTCTTCACTGGTAGATGAGCCATGCAGCAACATCTCCTCCATCCAGTGACTCCCATGCCAAAAGAGGACATGGATTTCACAATCCAAGGTGGAAAGGGAAGAGCCAGAGCCCCTCAAAGCATGGCCTTTATGCCTTTCTGGGGCTGGAGAAGCCTACTCTGCACCCTGTCCTCCTTGGATGCTGTGGTCAGATTCACCTCCAGGAGCTCCTCACCTTCACCTCCACACTCCAGTCCAATGGCCAAATCCTGCCAGTGCCCTGATGACTGATGGTAGAGCTCCAGGATGAACTCTTTGGCAGAGGCTGTAGCTTGTCTGTAGCTTGTAATATGAGCACTATTTGCACTGGTGGCAGGGAAAAACCTGAGTCCTTCACAGTTAAAAGCCACAGGAAACAGTCTTTGAGACATGCTTGTGCTCCAGCTGGGCAGGGACTACAGGGCTCCCCTGCATCTCATTCAGGCTGAAACGCTGAGTTATGCAGGGCAGATTCAGACCTAAAGGGATGCTCCAAAGGGTCCATCAAACTGGACTTCCTCACTCCCTAACTATGAACTTCCTACCCAACACAGTTCAATTACACAGAGGCTCATTACAAATTCAGGGGCTGAACCATGCTCCCAACCAGGGCACAGCTGGGAATGTCCTGCCCTGGGGAGGAAGGCTGCCAGACCTCATTCCTGTTCTCTTTGTCTCAGAGATTGCCCACGGCTCTCTGTAAATGCATCTTCacataaacaaaacaaatgggaaagctggaaaagaaacatctcTGCAGCTCCATCCCGGCTGCAGGGACTTGGGATGCAGGACCACATCACCCCGTGTCCCCTCGAGCACCTGTGACAACAACCCCACCTCCAGCACCACAAACACTGCTTAAGGCAGATCCCTAATTCTCCCAGGGAAAAGGGAGGGCTGCTTCAGGAGAAAACCTCAACATAATGATAGCCTCTAACCTGAGATGGATATTAGGTTAAATTCATGGTAGATGAGGACATTTCCTTGGGTGCAGTGACAACACCCGCTGGCACAGACCCATCAGCATGGAAACCGGTGTTTTCCACCCACAGGCAAGCTGGCTAGCAGCAAACGTCACCACCAACCCAAGGCATGTGTGGCTCCCTCGGGGAACCGGCTGTtgccagggaagagctgcaCGTTCCTTTTGAGCAGGGCTTTGCTCCAGGCAGTCCTGCCAGGAAcagacctgaaagctcatctgTCCCTAAAAACCAGAAGGGATGGTATCAGCAGGATAATCATGTAATGATGCAGGGACATAAATGCTTTATAAAGACTAATGGGGCGTGCTGGTAGGGACGGTGCTGTTCTAGGAAAGGCAATGTTGACACCCGAGGCAAAACACACAGGCAAGTGCCTAGCAGCTGGGGTTGAATGGGCAAGGAGGTGGTGCAGGAAGCAACACGCAGCCTGTACAGTTAATACCTGGATATCACACGAGTAACCTGGCCTGGCTGGTacccaggaaagcaggaacaaGGGACAAATGTTAATCCAGTGGAACACTAGaccaaaagaggaaaaaatgtgcatgtatgtgtatcTCTAATTTGCCTTCTGCTCTTAAAAAGGCCATTTTAAATATACTCGCCTTATTATAAAACTTATGGCAGGCTCTGCTGTAGCAACCCTCCCACATCACACACTCCCATGTCCTCCCACAACATAACAAACAATCCCACTGGCACTAACCAACCTCCACCTCTTGAAATCATTGGGAACTGAAAAGGAATTGGGTTTACTATGTGCCTGCAGACAGACTGACAACTCCTTCTTGACCTGTACGGAGAAAATTCTGCATACCAGAACCTAATTGGAGTCTCCCACATTACTGAATTAATAGGAAAAATCACCCCcccttcaaataaaaaaataccccaaaaacaGTGAGTCCATTTAATTCCGTTTGTCATCCCCAGTCACAAACTAAATGTGCAATTAGAATTGTTATATATGATATAGTCCTAGGTAAGGCATGGTGATCCCCAAAAGTGATAGAGGGAGCTCTTAGGAAACCCAGAGGAAATAGGCAACTTCATCCAGGTCAACGGGATAGTCCGTGAGCAGCACCGGGGTCTTCTCAAACAACTCCCCCTTGTAGCTGCGCCACTTGCCCGCCGGCAGGTACACGTCCCGCTCCTGCTTGCCCATCTCCAGCACCGGAGCCACCATGAGGGTGTCCCCGATGAGGAACTGGGAGTCGATCCTGTGCGTGGCCTCGTCGCGGGGCGAGATCCACCAGATGGGACGGATGATGGGGTCCCCCGTGTCGGTGACCTCCCCggccagctccagcagcagtggggccACCAGCGACTCGTGGAGCTCCGTGAACTTCTGTGCGATCTCCACCACTTCCTTGTCATAGAGCCAGGGGGGGATGGAGAACTGCATGGAGGGCATGAATGCCGACAGCTCCAACCACCGCACGTACAGCTCCCGGTCTGGGATCTCCACTGCTCCATCTGTCTTGTTAGGGAAGAAATTCCCCCCGATCATGTCAGCAGATATGAATGGGTACCCCAGCATGCTGATGGTGAGCACAGTGGGGATGAGGGACTTGAGGCCGAGCTCATAGCCCCAGACAGAGTCACGGTCAATGATGCGGAAGAAGCAGGAGATGTTCTGTGACTGGTAGCCCACGCGCACCTCGGCCAGCTCGTAGAAGGGAATGGCCATCTCCGTGTAGCGCCGGGACCAAATGCTGGGGTCCGAGAGCGGGCGGAAGGTGCTGAACTGCTTGGGCAGGTAGCTGGTCTCACCCGCATCGAACTTGAAGGACGAGATGCCGTACTTGTGCCGCAGCTGGCGCAGGTGGCTCTGGAACCAGTCCCGCGCTGCCGGGTTGGTGAAGTCCAGGATGGCCCCAATGCCGTTCCACCACTCCACCATGGCCGGCAGCCTCCCTGACGGCTCCTTGATGAACAGCTGGCGCTCGATTCCCACCCCAAAATTGGAGGAATTGTAGTTTATGAAAGGGTGAGTCCACAGGGTGACCTTAAACCCGTCCTCCCTCAGTTTTGCAAACATCTCTGTCACATTGGGGAACTTGGTGGGGTCAAAGTCGAAGTCTCCATAGGCTTGTGTGTACATGTCATCAATTTCTATATGGCTGCAGTTAAATCGGTACTTTCTGATCTTTTCAGCAAACCGCAAGAGTTTATCCTGGTCGATATCGTTCTTGTAGAGTGCCCACGTGGACCATATGGGGTATCGGAAGGCGTTCTCGGCAGGGATCTTGGAGGGCTTGTTGAAGTACCTGCGCACCATGTACTTGTGGATGGAGGTGATGTCGGAGCCCACGCAGACGCGGTAGCTGAGCTCCGGGAACGGCTGCTGCCCCAGCGGGGGCTTGTAGGGAGAGTCCTTGTAGCGCGCCTGGAAGAAGAGGGTGCGCTCGGTGGCGTTGAAGCCCAGGTGGAAGGGCACCGAGTCGTTGATCTTGATGGCGGCCGCCTTGGAGGAGAGCCAGTAGCGCTCGAGGATGCCGCCGAAGCTGTCGCGGAAGGAGTAGACGTCGCTGGTCACGTAGGGCACGGGCTCCTGGTACCCGGCCAGGCGGATGGGCCAGTGCTGGGTGCTCATCTCGGAGCCCCCGTACCAGTGCGCGTCCTCCCAGAACATGGTGTGCTCCACGGCGGGGCCGGGCGCCAGCTCCTCCCAGCGCACGCGGTAGCACATCACCGTGTCCTTGGGCTTCACCGTCTGGATGAAGAAGTTGAGCGGCCCCCGGCCCGAGCGCGTGCAGCTCAGGATCTCGCCCTCCTTGGAGCACGACTCCAGGTCCAGGCTGCCCGAGCGGAACGCCAGCCGGAACACCACCTCCCCGTGCTGGTTCCTGATGGCGAAGCCGTCCGCGCGCAGCTCCATCAGCTCCGTCTTCAGCCGCTCCGCCTTCCGCAGGGACACGGTGTA
Proteins encoded:
- the LOC117437984 gene encoding myogenesis-regulating glycosidase-like — encoded protein: MYTFLPENFTPVKQKPSKELRPMLGAILLGLILFIAAVVSWCYYTVSLRKAERLKTELMELRADGFAIRNQHGEVVFRLAFRSGSLDLESCSKEGEILSCTRSGRGPLNFFIQTVKPKDTVMCYRVRWEELAPGPAVEHTMFWEDAHWYGGSEMSTQHWPIRLAGYQEPVPYVTSDVYSFRDSFGGILERYWLSSKAAAIKINDSVPFHLGFNATERTLFFQARYKDSPYKPPLGQQPFPELSYRVCVGSDITSIHKYMVRRYFNKPSKIPAENAFRYPIWSTWALYKNDIDQDKLLRFAEKIRKYRFNCSHIEIDDMYTQAYGDFDFDPTKFPNVTEMFAKLREDGFKVTLWTHPFINYNSSNFGVGIERQLFIKEPSGRLPAMVEWWNGIGAILDFTNPAARDWFQSHLRQLRHKYGISSFKFDAGETSYLPKQFSTFRPLSDPSIWSRRYTEMAIPFYELAEVRVGYQSQNISCFFRIIDRDSVWGYELGLKSLIPTVLTISMLGYPFISADMIGGNFFPNKTDGAVEIPDRELYVRWLELSAFMPSMQFSIPPWLYDKEVVEIAQKFTELHESLVAPLLLELAGEVTDTGDPIIRPIWWISPRDEATHRIDSQFLIGDTLMVAPVLEMGKQERDVYLPAGKWRSYKGELFEKTPVLLTDYPVDLDEVAYFLWVS